A genomic region of Fodinisporobacter ferrooxydans contains the following coding sequences:
- a CDS encoding FAD-dependent monooxygenase, translating to MSNIKEIPFLIVGGGIGGLTAALGVAESGRSVYVLEQAPEIREVGAGIQLSPNATSVLSRFGVMDKLSELAVFPKRLVLMDAMTGKELSALDLGGSFLKKYGYPYIVLHRADLQQVLYEACKDNEKITVLTNQAVEKVENLGKKARVTLHDGTAYVADAVIGADGLHSITRKLFSNDQTVPSQYVAYRGTISMEEVSGTAGTDMDDVLMWIGPNLHLVQYPVRRGELYNQVIVFKSFRYKEDSDDWGTPDEIDEHFGKCCDPVRHAVSFISRQRRWPMYDREPINNWTSGRVALLGDAAHPMLQYLAQGGCQAIEDAACLSDSLHEHGDDFGTAFSAYQQKRMARATSVQRSARTWGEIIHAVDPTAILLRNSIMENRDSQDTHYVNWLYSYRYNGDALPVH from the coding sequence ATGTCAAATATAAAAGAAATTCCATTTTTAATCGTTGGCGGCGGTATTGGCGGCCTCACAGCAGCGCTGGGAGTTGCTGAATCAGGACGTTCTGTTTATGTTTTGGAGCAGGCACCAGAAATCCGTGAAGTTGGTGCAGGCATTCAATTGTCACCTAATGCAACATCCGTTTTATCTCGCTTTGGCGTGATGGATAAACTATCCGAACTTGCAGTATTTCCGAAACGTTTGGTGTTGATGGATGCTATGACCGGAAAAGAGCTTAGTGCTCTTGATTTGGGCGGTTCCTTCCTTAAAAAGTACGGTTACCCATACATCGTGCTGCACCGTGCTGATTTACAACAAGTGTTGTATGAAGCCTGCAAGGATAATGAAAAAATTACCGTTCTGACGAACCAAGCCGTAGAAAAAGTAGAAAATTTAGGGAAGAAAGCTCGGGTAACTTTACATGATGGAACAGCCTATGTTGCGGATGCAGTAATTGGAGCTGACGGACTGCATTCAATCACTCGTAAATTATTCAGTAACGATCAAACTGTCCCCTCCCAGTATGTAGCGTATCGTGGCACCATTTCAATGGAAGAAGTATCTGGCACAGCAGGTACCGATATGGATGACGTTCTAATGTGGATCGGCCCAAACCTGCACCTGGTTCAATACCCGGTGCGTCGTGGTGAGCTTTATAATCAGGTAATCGTCTTTAAAAGTTTTCGATACAAAGAAGACTCCGATGATTGGGGAACACCAGACGAGATTGACGAACATTTTGGGAAATGCTGTGATCCTGTGCGCCATGCAGTCAGCTTCATATCACGTCAGCGTCGTTGGCCAATGTACGACCGCGAACCGATCAACAACTGGACGTCGGGGCGTGTCGCATTGCTCGGAGACGCCGCACATCCGATGCTGCAATATCTGGCTCAAGGTGGTTGTCAGGCTATCGAGGATGCAGCTTGCTTGTCGGATTCTCTTCACGAGCACGGCGATGACTTCGGAACCGCTTTTTCGGCATATCAACAGAAGCGAATGGCACGTGCAACAAGCGTACAACGCAGCGCCCGCACATGGGGTGAAATTATCCACGCTGTGGATCCGACAGCAATCCTTTTGCGGAATTCAATCATGGAAAATCGAGATTCCCAAGACACTCATTATGTAAATTGGCTGTACTCCTATCGCTACAACGGAGACGCCCTGCCGGTTCACTAA
- a CDS encoding cupin domain-containing protein, with amino-acid sequence MAEKMEFFHSQIVKEFNREIEKYHLGPLWHAIPELMPHEPKPQAVAYLWKWKTLHTKLMEAREIFTPDRGGERRAIYLQNPGLKHREPWGWASTTQTLYAAVQLILPGETAPSHRHTQSALRFITNGSGAYTIVQGERIFMEEGDYLITPGGLWHGHAHLGAEPMIWMDALDIPTLYSIGGTFFEHYPEKIEQPKVPDNYSSQRYAGGMVRPISDRYPKIAPLGSYKWSQTLAAIHGLSQYEPDPYDGYAIEYINPSNGKTANPNIAAWMQKIPKGFHSKAHRHTYSVIYQVFEGSGCSVINGVRFDWSKGDYFVVPNWAWHEHIATEDSFLFSVSDLPIMEKFSVQREEDYEKNQGHQEITDEFKPLLP; translated from the coding sequence ATGGCAGAAAAAATGGAGTTTTTCCACAGCCAAATTGTAAAAGAATTTAATAGAGAGATTGAAAAGTACCATCTAGGACCGCTATGGCATGCAATCCCGGAATTGATGCCACACGAACCAAAACCACAAGCTGTGGCTTATTTATGGAAATGGAAAACCCTTCACACCAAACTGATGGAGGCACGTGAAATTTTCACTCCTGATCGTGGAGGAGAAAGAAGGGCTATTTACTTGCAAAACCCTGGCCTAAAACACCGTGAACCATGGGGATGGGCTTCTACTACACAAACTCTTTATGCCGCTGTCCAGTTAATATTGCCGGGAGAAACAGCACCATCCCATCGCCATACCCAAAGCGCTCTTCGTTTTATTACAAATGGTTCAGGAGCGTATACCATCGTCCAAGGAGAACGGATATTTATGGAGGAAGGAGACTATCTGATTACTCCAGGAGGACTCTGGCACGGTCATGCACATTTAGGTGCCGAGCCGATGATTTGGATGGATGCTTTGGATATTCCGACATTGTATTCGATTGGCGGGACATTTTTTGAACATTATCCGGAAAAAATAGAACAACCGAAAGTTCCGGATAACTATTCTTCACAACGTTATGCAGGCGGAATGGTTCGTCCAATTTCGGATCGTTATCCGAAGATCGCTCCACTTGGTTCTTACAAATGGTCTCAAACCTTGGCTGCAATCCATGGACTCAGCCAGTATGAACCAGACCCTTATGACGGTTATGCCATAGAGTATATCAACCCGTCGAATGGGAAAACGGCAAATCCGAATATTGCCGCTTGGATGCAAAAAATTCCGAAAGGGTTCCATTCCAAGGCACATCGACATACTTATTCCGTCATCTATCAAGTCTTCGAAGGTTCTGGTTGCTCCGTAATTAATGGCGTTCGTTTTGATTGGTCCAAAGGAGATTACTTCGTCGTACCAAACTGGGCTTGGCATGAGCATATTGCCACAGAAGATTCTTTTTTATTTTCTGTAAGTGATTTGCCTATTATGGAAAAATTCAGTGTACAACGAGAAGAAGATTATGAAAAAAATCAAGGCCATCAAGAGATTACAGATGAATTCAAACCACTTCTACCGTAA
- a CDS encoding fumarylacetoacetate hydrolase family protein, giving the protein MKLVSFRYDGNTRIGSVIDDTIIDLNLACRSMLEAEGQIRAQQIAEAYVPANMVEFLQGGEQSMNLAKHAIEFVKQNTEPFQYKVVHQVSDVKIDAPVLNPAKMICVGHNYREHILEMKRELPPYPVVFAKFSNTILGPQDDVPHFPVSEQLDYEAEFAFVIGKRARNVSQENALEYVAGYTIVNDVTYRDIQRRTIQWLQGKTVEGSAPMGPWLVTADEISDPSGLEVVLTVNGEERQHSNTRNLVFTVQYLVEFLSNLMTLEPGDVILTGTPGGVGVARDPQVFLKDGDVVRIEIDRIGVLENRIKKVDLGE; this is encoded by the coding sequence ATGAAGCTAGTGAGTTTTCGTTACGATGGGAATACCAGAATTGGAAGCGTCATAGACGATACGATCATAGATTTAAATCTGGCTTGTCGTTCCATGTTAGAAGCAGAGGGACAAATTCGTGCGCAACAAATTGCGGAAGCATATGTTCCGGCGAATATGGTGGAGTTCTTGCAAGGTGGAGAACAGAGCATGAATTTGGCAAAACATGCGATCGAATTTGTTAAGCAAAATACCGAGCCTTTTCAATATAAAGTTGTCCATCAGGTATCGGATGTGAAAATAGACGCACCTGTCTTAAATCCGGCCAAAATGATATGTGTGGGACACAACTATCGCGAGCATATTCTTGAAATGAAACGAGAACTACCACCGTATCCCGTAGTATTTGCCAAGTTCAGCAATACGATTCTGGGACCTCAGGATGATGTACCACATTTTCCGGTCTCGGAACAGTTGGACTATGAGGCAGAATTTGCATTTGTTATCGGTAAACGGGCAAGAAATGTAAGCCAAGAAAACGCTTTAGAGTACGTGGCTGGTTATACGATTGTCAATGACGTCACATACAGAGACATCCAAAGAAGAACCATTCAATGGTTGCAAGGAAAAACTGTAGAAGGAAGTGCGCCAATGGGTCCATGGCTGGTAACTGCGGATGAGATTTCAGATCCGTCGGGACTTGAGGTTGTATTAACCGTAAATGGCGAGGAACGCCAACATTCCAATACACGGAATCTTGTTTTTACCGTCCAATATTTGGTTGAATTTCTTTCAAATCTGATGACACTTGAACCAGGTGATGTAATCTTGACAGGGACACCAGGCGGCGTAGGAGTTGCTCGGGATCCACAGGTATTCTTGAAAGACGGAGATGTGGTTCGTATTGAAATCGATCGCATTGGAGTATTGGAAAATCGCATAAAAAAAGTCGACCTGGGGGAGTAA
- a CDS encoding MFS transporter: protein MEMSKKYDIKLVWFIFFILGFVMLDRLAITFLFPIIAPILHLNNTEIGQIMMWMTLAFDVSAVLISSLSDKSGYRKRWLIPFVFATAIFSGMSAFAVSFGSMLVLRVLNGFGEGPTYPLSASMIMAESSPERVGRNIGFAQSGVGLIGLALAPLVVTQLAVHTNWRVAFLLTCVPTLIMGLILIKYTREIHFQKSDSNGTNFSTFIEALKYRNVLVSVFVSVCLMIALWVMNIFAPLFLTKVDHLTEAQMGYVMGIMGLGAFAWGFLVPLISDYWGRKPTLVLFSFLSVFPPIIMYFYHGGWVNLAIIAFFLNVVQGVFPLFMNIIPMETVPERLAATASALSMGVGEVIGAAVTPAVAGVLADHFGLPIVMFVAAAGPLLATIVGFALIETRQRTSKENLLSNQNSDIVF, encoded by the coding sequence ATGGAAATGTCCAAAAAATATGATATAAAGTTGGTATGGTTTATTTTCTTTATTTTAGGATTCGTTATGCTTGACCGTTTGGCAATTACATTCCTTTTTCCCATCATTGCTCCGATTTTGCACCTTAACAATACGGAAATTGGACAAATTATGATGTGGATGACATTGGCCTTTGACGTCTCGGCGGTATTAATCAGTTCACTTTCAGATAAATCCGGATACAGGAAGCGTTGGTTGATTCCATTTGTTTTCGCAACGGCTATTTTTTCAGGTATGTCAGCATTTGCTGTTTCATTCGGTTCTATGTTGGTATTGCGCGTTTTGAATGGTTTTGGTGAGGGACCGACATATCCGCTAAGTGCAAGCATGATTATGGCGGAATCCTCCCCAGAACGGGTAGGGCGGAATATTGGGTTCGCACAAAGCGGAGTAGGACTTATTGGACTCGCACTTGCTCCGTTGGTAGTTACACAATTGGCAGTTCATACAAATTGGCGTGTCGCATTTTTGTTGACTTGTGTTCCTACATTAATTATGGGATTGATATTAATCAAATATACCCGTGAGATTCACTTCCAAAAGTCCGATTCTAACGGAACGAACTTCAGTACATTTATTGAAGCGCTAAAATATCGCAATGTTTTAGTAAGCGTTTTCGTTTCGGTTTGCTTAATGATAGCACTTTGGGTGATGAATATATTCGCTCCTCTATTTTTGACAAAAGTTGACCATTTGACAGAAGCACAAATGGGATATGTGATGGGAATCATGGGGTTGGGTGCATTCGCTTGGGGATTCCTTGTTCCACTCATTTCTGATTATTGGGGACGAAAACCAACACTGGTATTGTTCTCTTTCCTATCAGTTTTTCCACCTATCATTATGTATTTCTATCATGGCGGATGGGTGAATTTGGCGATTATAGCTTTTTTCTTAAACGTTGTTCAAGGTGTGTTTCCATTATTTATGAATATCATACCTATGGAGACTGTTCCAGAGCGTCTTGCAGCAACTGCAAGCGCGCTAAGCATGGGAGTTGGAGAGGTAATTGGGGCTGCGGTGACTCCAGCAGTTGCTGGTGTGCTGGCTGATCACTTTGGATTGCCTATTGTTATGTTTGTTGCAGCTGCCGGACCCCTGCTTGCAACGATCGTTGGGTTTGCGTTAATTGAAACACGACAAAGAACAAGTAAAGAAAATCTTTTGTCGAATCAAAATAGCGATATAGTTTTTTAA
- a CDS encoding DinB family protein: MNCQEEIKQIQERIDQIIRVTKELPEDLIRWKPDADVWSIMQILCHINEATPYWLHEIQQVVNMPGTEWGRGLQHEGRLAAVAQTDQRSIHDVIQELENSKKQVQDVLGSLREEALKIESPSRNPRFGTKPMEFIVDHLIIEHLGKHLQQINRNIQQFREIH, encoded by the coding sequence ATGAACTGCCAAGAGGAAATCAAACAGATACAGGAACGCATAGACCAAATCATTCGCGTTACAAAAGAATTGCCTGAAGATTTGATCCGTTGGAAACCAGATGCGGATGTCTGGTCAATTATGCAGATATTATGCCACATCAATGAGGCTACCCCCTACTGGTTACATGAAATTCAACAGGTTGTGAACATGCCAGGTACAGAATGGGGCCGTGGTTTACAACATGAGGGCCGACTGGCTGCAGTAGCTCAGACAGATCAGCGTTCAATTCACGATGTAATACAGGAACTCGAAAATTCCAAAAAGCAAGTCCAAGATGTTCTCGGATCTCTTCGTGAGGAGGCTTTAAAAATCGAATCTCCAAGCCGCAACCCGCGTTTTGGAACAAAGCCTATGGAATTTATTGTAGACCATCTTATAATTGAACATCTTGGCAAACATCTGCAGCAAATCAATCGAAACATCCAACAATTTCGTGAGATTCATTAA
- a CDS encoding AraC family transcriptional regulator produces MLYKDSINIRRGLKMTDHSFHIESVSATIFYLIDINMSVMEHDGSILLELERNPFPDFLFEFQKKDFSVLRVEAEQHLNHCCIYTNEFGLSYLANLVEVVEGDIKLFVIGPFLKQTPDTQKLKETYKIDEKKMIIFEEFLRGLKLISNSKIKSIANVLYTVRTLREAPLHSQDAEKNTSKRVKATHHHGILQQVDEEYTDLIDLRYKIENEIMHAVELGKKAKLEQSLSMFGNLFDFSERLPGQPVRVMKNGLIILNTLLRIAARNGKVHPFYLHHISEKFAIQIERIDSIDSLDRMRMIMCHEYCDLVKTHAISGYSSLIQKAVRFLDVHYSKPFDLKHLAEYCFVHPAHLSRQFKKETGMTITEFLQKKRIEEAKLILKTDYTSIDEIAGYVGFDDAGYFTRIFKKIEGITPTEYRNANH; encoded by the coding sequence TTGCTTTACAAGGATTCCATTAACATTAGAAGGGGTTTGAAAATGACTGATCACTCTTTCCATATAGAATCTGTAAGTGCAACTATTTTTTATTTGATCGATATCAACATGTCCGTAATGGAACATGATGGCTCGATCCTATTAGAATTAGAACGCAATCCTTTTCCAGATTTTTTATTTGAATTTCAGAAAAAAGATTTCTCGGTCCTTCGGGTAGAAGCGGAACAGCATTTGAACCATTGCTGCATATATACGAACGAGTTTGGGCTGTCTTATTTGGCAAATTTGGTTGAAGTAGTTGAGGGAGATATCAAACTTTTCGTTATCGGCCCTTTTTTAAAACAAACACCTGATACGCAGAAACTTAAAGAAACTTACAAGATTGATGAAAAGAAGATGATTATATTTGAAGAGTTCTTGCGAGGATTAAAACTGATCAGCAATTCAAAAATTAAAAGCATTGCAAATGTCCTTTATACGGTTCGAACACTCCGTGAAGCTCCTTTGCATTCCCAAGATGCGGAAAAAAATACCTCGAAGCGTGTTAAAGCAACACATCATCATGGAATTTTGCAACAGGTGGATGAGGAGTATACGGATTTAATTGACTTGCGATACAAGATAGAGAACGAAATCATGCATGCTGTTGAGTTGGGCAAAAAAGCAAAGTTAGAGCAATCTTTGTCAATGTTCGGAAATTTATTTGATTTTTCGGAACGTCTTCCAGGCCAACCAGTACGAGTAATGAAAAATGGATTAATCATTTTGAATACACTTCTGCGGATTGCAGCGAGGAATGGCAAAGTTCATCCTTTTTACCTACATCATATTTCTGAGAAGTTCGCAATTCAGATTGAACGTATCGATAGCATTGATTCTCTGGATAGGATGAGAATGATCATGTGCCATGAGTACTGCGATTTAGTGAAAACGCATGCGATTTCCGGTTACTCTTCTTTGATCCAAAAAGCGGTCCGCTTTTTGGATGTTCATTATAGCAAACCATTCGATTTAAAGCATCTGGCAGAATATTGTTTCGTACATCCGGCGCATTTATCGAGACAATTTAAGAAAGAAACCGGAATGACGATTACTGAATTTCTTCAAAAAAAGCGAATTGAAGAAGCAAAACTGATTTTAAAAACAGACTATACATCAATTGATGAGATAGCGGGTTATGTAGGTTTTGATGATGCCGGATATTTTACCCGCATCTTCAAAAAAATAGAAGGTATCACACCGACCGAATATAGAAATGCAAATCATTAA
- a CDS encoding aldehyde dehydrogenase family protein produces MKKIYQLFINGEFVNSSNGAFFDTYNPATGAVIAQVAKGTKEDVDKAVAAARQAFEQGSWPKMNGAKRARVLNEVARIMRNRLDEIIELEVLNSGKTVATAKGQIVQAIEDFEFYASATVTLGGQTVPMPNGFFTYTLKEPLGVCGQIIPWNYPFMMAAWKIAPALAAGCTVVLKPASNTPITALVLAEICHEAGVPAGVVNVITGSGAEIGPYISDHPGIDKIAFTGETATGKEIMARAAQTIKRVTLELGGKSANIIFDDADIDAAVDGSLHGIYYNTGQSCEARSRLFVHENIYDEFMGKFLDKVSRIKVGDPFDSSVHIGAIVSKAQEQVIDQYVKIAEEEGAEVLYGGKRPEGPDFENGYWYMPTVIANVTNNMRVAQEEIFGPVVVVMKFHDEDDVVRQANDSIYGLAGAVWTRDHAKAYRVSAAIRAGIVMVNSPISAFPGVAFGGYKQSGFGRELALETLNLYTETKSVVSYVGKRPLNLLGVK; encoded by the coding sequence TTGAAGAAAATCTATCAACTTTTTATAAATGGAGAATTTGTCAACAGCAGCAATGGCGCCTTCTTTGATACGTATAACCCGGCAACTGGTGCAGTGATTGCACAAGTTGCCAAAGGGACAAAGGAAGATGTTGACAAGGCAGTTGCAGCAGCACGCCAAGCATTCGAACAAGGGTCTTGGCCGAAAATGAACGGGGCAAAAAGAGCTCGTGTATTGAATGAAGTGGCCAGAATCATGCGGAACAGACTCGATGAAATTATCGAGCTTGAAGTTTTGAATAGCGGCAAAACCGTTGCGACCGCAAAAGGTCAGATTGTACAGGCAATTGAAGATTTTGAGTTTTATGCATCGGCGACCGTTACATTGGGCGGGCAAACCGTTCCAATGCCGAATGGATTCTTTACGTATACACTCAAAGAGCCTTTGGGGGTTTGTGGTCAGATCATTCCCTGGAATTATCCGTTCATGATGGCCGCATGGAAGATTGCACCGGCATTGGCAGCAGGTTGTACGGTTGTCTTGAAGCCGGCAAGCAATACGCCGATCACCGCGCTAGTCCTTGCAGAAATTTGCCATGAAGCGGGTGTGCCGGCTGGTGTTGTAAACGTTATAACCGGCAGTGGCGCGGAAATCGGGCCGTACATCAGTGACCATCCGGGCATCGATAAAATAGCTTTTACGGGTGAAACAGCGACCGGGAAAGAAATCATGGCGCGAGCGGCCCAGACCATTAAGAGAGTAACATTGGAGCTGGGCGGCAAATCTGCAAATATTATATTTGATGATGCAGACATTGATGCAGCGGTAGACGGTTCTCTGCATGGAATTTATTACAATACGGGGCAGTCTTGTGAAGCGCGTTCCCGCTTGTTTGTGCATGAGAACATTTACGATGAATTTATGGGGAAATTTTTAGATAAAGTGAGCCGTATCAAAGTTGGCGATCCATTCGACAGTTCTGTGCATATAGGTGCGATCGTTTCCAAAGCACAGGAACAGGTCATTGATCAGTATGTAAAAATCGCGGAAGAAGAGGGAGCAGAAGTCTTGTATGGCGGCAAACGTCCAGAGGGTCCTGATTTTGAAAACGGATACTGGTATATGCCGACAGTGATTGCGAACGTTACAAACAACATGCGTGTGGCCCAGGAAGAAATTTTTGGACCTGTTGTAGTTGTCATGAAGTTTCATGATGAAGATGATGTGGTTCGACAGGCGAACGATTCCATTTATGGTCTGGCTGGAGCTGTTTGGACGCGCGACCATGCCAAAGCATATCGCGTGTCTGCAGCGATTCGTGCCGGAATTGTCATGGTTAACTCGCCCATTTCCGCTTTTCCGGGTGTCGCGTTTGGCGGCTACAAACAATCCGGTTTTGGCAGAGAATTGGCGCTCGAAACCCTGAATTTATACACGGAAACCAAAAGTGTTGTCTCGTATGTGGGCAAACGTCCGTTAAATCTGCTAGGTGTGAAGTAG
- a CDS encoding PaaX family transcriptional regulator C-terminal domain-containing protein — MHLCSGFCVHEYRKFLFIDPRLPEEVLPSDWIGEEARSFFRKYHQFLSPLAEKFFYRNLVVMNEDEEGAMVP, encoded by the coding sequence ATGCATTTGTGCAGCGGATTTTGCGTGCATGAATATCGCAAATTTCTCTTCATCGATCCAAGATTGCCTGAAGAGGTACTGCCAAGTGACTGGATTGGAGAGGAAGCGAGGTCATTCTTTCGAAAGTATCATCAATTTTTATCTCCGCTTGCTGAAAAGTTCTTTTATCGTAATTTGGTCGTCATGAATGAAGATGAGGAAGGGGCTATGGTACCTTGA
- a CDS encoding enoyl-CoA hydratase/isomerase family protein — translation MTATVQTMKSVTLKKENGIAEIHLNVNKTNAYDFDVYRELNTAIDDIRLDNEIHVAILMSDVPKFFSVGANINFLKSAEPRYKTQFCLFCNETLDKIARSPKIFIAMLEGHTVGGGLEMAMACDLRFAGDGDYKIGLPEVTLGVLAGTGGTQRMARLIGYSKALDLCITGDTLSPKEAKECGLVDRLYALDEVREQTFAYARKLVEGPTYAVSNIKLSIMNGKEMPLNVAVRYEGELQNLLFRSQDAKEGLSAFLEKRQAEFQGL, via the coding sequence ATGACTGCAACAGTACAAACAATGAAGAGTGTAACATTGAAAAAGGAAAATGGGATTGCGGAAATCCATTTGAATGTGAACAAAACAAACGCCTACGATTTTGATGTATACCGGGAACTGAATACAGCGATCGATGACATTCGTTTGGATAATGAGATTCATGTTGCCATTCTGATGAGCGACGTGCCGAAGTTTTTCTCGGTAGGCGCCAATATCAACTTTTTGAAGTCTGCGGAACCGCGCTATAAGACTCAATTTTGCCTCTTTTGCAATGAGACGCTTGATAAAATTGCACGTTCCCCCAAAATTTTCATTGCCATGCTGGAGGGGCACACAGTGGGTGGCGGTTTGGAAATGGCGATGGCTTGCGACCTTCGTTTTGCAGGCGATGGCGACTATAAGATTGGTCTGCCGGAAGTGACATTGGGCGTATTGGCAGGAACTGGCGGAACACAGCGGATGGCCCGTCTGATTGGCTATTCCAAAGCGCTGGATCTGTGCATCACAGGGGATACGCTGTCGCCAAAAGAAGCAAAAGAATGCGGGTTGGTTGACCGTTTGTATGCATTGGATGAAGTGCGGGAACAGACATTTGCCTATGCGCGCAAGTTGGTGGAAGGGCCGACGTATGCGGTTTCCAATATCAAACTGTCGATCATGAACGGCAAGGAAATGCCGCTGAATGTTGCCGTGCGATATGAAGGGGAATTGCAGAACCTGTTATTCCGTTCGCAGGATGCCAAAGAAGGCTTGAGTGCATTCCTGGAAAAACGCCAAGCTGAATTTCAAGGCTTATAA
- a CDS encoding IclR family transcriptional regulator: MDGIKKGTGIQSLQIGLSIVELVASQGRPMTFTDICEMTQITKSNLYKYLNTLTNMGILYRDKFGGLYTLGNKLIEYGMAAVSQENVLERVEPYLYEINRECKETVLLSFWTPNGPIVVKLLTSNHILNIGAQIGTYLPIYSATGKVYAAFKNCVQIHEWKEKELQEIPGEQRQDLEKELDRIKKERISFAIEPLVPSVSSVAVPILNFKQELLCVITLVGFSDSLDFQVDNEKIKYLLDSSQEISSIFGSTNVNKE; the protein is encoded by the coding sequence GTGGATGGAATAAAAAAAGGAACAGGTATTCAATCGCTTCAAATTGGATTGTCGATTGTAGAATTGGTGGCTAGTCAAGGACGGCCCATGACGTTTACAGATATTTGCGAAATGACACAGATAACAAAAAGTAATTTATATAAGTACTTAAACACTTTAACGAATATGGGTATTTTATATCGTGATAAATTTGGTGGTTTATATACTCTCGGCAATAAATTAATTGAATATGGTATGGCTGCGGTAAGCCAGGAAAATGTGTTAGAGCGTGTAGAACCATATTTATATGAAATTAATCGGGAGTGTAAGGAGACAGTTTTATTATCCTTCTGGACACCGAATGGACCAATTGTTGTAAAATTACTCACTAGCAATCATATTTTGAATATTGGAGCGCAAATCGGAACGTATTTACCCATTTATTCTGCGACCGGAAAAGTGTATGCAGCCTTTAAGAATTGTGTGCAGATCCATGAATGGAAAGAAAAAGAACTCCAAGAAATTCCTGGAGAACAAAGGCAAGACTTGGAGAAAGAGTTGGACAGAATAAAAAAAGAACGGATTTCATTTGCGATAGAACCACTTGTTCCTTCCGTTTCTTCCGTTGCAGTGCCTATCTTAAATTTTAAACAAGAATTATTATGTGTTATCACTTTAGTTGGATTTTCAGATTCCTTAGATTTCCAGGTGGATAATGAAAAAATTAAATATTTATTGGATAGTAGTCAGGAAATTTCGAGTATTTTTGGAAGTACTAATGTTAATAAAGAATAA
- a CDS encoding YciI family protein: protein MKKFLVFIERQPQFTGESIPNHLRYIQQLREQDILVAAGGFTDQTGGAYILQANSLEEAVKLAENDPMFMENTCIYKVKEWNVK, encoded by the coding sequence ATGAAAAAATTTCTTGTATTCATCGAGCGTCAACCACAGTTTACTGGTGAATCTATCCCAAACCATCTGCGATATATACAACAATTGCGTGAACAAGATATTTTAGTTGCAGCTGGTGGATTCACGGATCAAACAGGCGGCGCATACATCCTTCAGGCCAACTCATTAGAAGAGGCTGTTAAACTGGCTGAAAATGATCCAATGTTTATGGAAAATACATGTATCTATAAGGTAAAGGAATGGAATGTTAAGTAA